Proteins from one Gilliamella sp. ESL0443 genomic window:
- a CDS encoding DUF421 domain-containing protein, producing MLNYLDFIIIALKLLVVFICIVLFLKITGKTSLSQMSSIDFIGNMILGGIAGGIIYNPKLTIYDFIVVLLMWTAIMYTSNYLKKRSQNAKAFIVGNPIILMDHGKLKLDAFTSINLDLASFAVLLRMKNVFNIHCVEKAILEPNGQLSIVKKGDKDISVIVLENEQPVDNVLEQLGKDEKWLKSALADQGYKSFEGLYCVEYYDHHLFVIPNDAIH from the coding sequence ATGCTTAACTATCTGGATTTTATTATTATTGCTTTAAAGTTATTGGTTGTTTTTATATGTATCGTTTTATTCTTAAAAATAACAGGTAAAACATCACTATCACAAATGTCGAGCATTGATTTTATAGGGAATATGATATTAGGTGGGATTGCAGGTGGAATTATCTATAATCCTAAATTGACCATATATGATTTTATTGTTGTCTTATTGATGTGGACAGCAATCATGTATACCTCTAATTATTTAAAAAAACGAAGCCAAAATGCTAAGGCCTTTATTGTTGGTAATCCAATTATATTAATGGATCATGGAAAATTAAAATTGGATGCTTTCACCTCGATTAATTTAGATTTGGCTAGTTTTGCAGTACTACTCAGAATGAAGAATGTTTTCAACATTCATTGTGTTGAAAAAGCTATTTTGGAGCCTAATGGGCAATTATCAATAGTAAAAAAAGGGGATAAGGACATATCCGTCATTGTATTAGAAAACGAACAACCCGTTGATAATGTTTTAGAGCAACTAGGTAAGGATGAAAAATGGTTAAAATCCGCGTTAGCTGATCAAGGTTATAAAAGTTTTGAAGGGCTTTATTGCGTTGAGTATTATGATCATCATCTTTTTGTTATACCAAATGATGCTATACATTAA
- the lolB gene encoding lipoprotein insertase outer membrane protein LolB, which produces MKKIKFALLFILPLMITACQTTKYQSNASIEQQWQSHKQILEQINSFKVNGSIAHTGTKTKNYGRFLIIQQSQDHYEVKLTTPVGTNILTLKSEPNYAELVDKNGGHYNDVNIERLMKKVSNINIPLNSLHNWLKGFSDDNQTDKLDNSGRLASTSFMQNNNKWTLKILRYATYTFKNKKVDLPAIIELSHDDELIRLKISNWTLN; this is translated from the coding sequence ATGAAAAAAATCAAATTTGCGTTACTTTTTATATTGCCATTAATGATTACTGCATGTCAAACAACAAAATACCAATCTAACGCATCAATCGAGCAACAATGGCAAAGCCATAAACAGATACTTGAACAAATTAATTCTTTTAAGGTTAATGGTAGTATTGCTCATACTGGAACAAAAACGAAAAACTATGGTCGTTTCCTCATTATTCAACAATCACAAGATCATTATGAGGTTAAATTAACGACACCTGTAGGAACCAATATTTTAACACTAAAGTCTGAACCAAACTATGCCGAATTAGTGGATAAAAATGGTGGACATTATAATGATGTTAATATTGAAAGATTAATGAAAAAAGTTTCTAACATCAACATTCCTCTTAACTCTTTACATAATTGGTTAAAAGGCTTTTCTGATGATAACCAAACCGATAAATTAGATAACTCAGGTAGGCTTGCATCAACATCTTTTATGCAAAATAACAATAAATGGACATTAAAGATTTTGAGATATGCAACTTATACTTTCAAAAATAAAAAAGTTGATTTACCCGCCATCATTGAACTTTCACATGATGATGAACTTATTCGCTTAAAAATTAGCAACTGGACGTTAAACTAA
- the ispE gene encoding 4-(cytidine 5'-diphospho)-2-C-methyl-D-erythritol kinase: protein MKHWLSPAKLNLFLYITGRRPDNYHNLQTLFQFIDVCDKLTFNVRNDGKIRLLTQFEQVPEDKNLITIAAQRLKSYANNSELGVDIAIEKMIPMGGGLGGASSNAATVLVALNQLWNLNIEQQTLITIGRSIGADVPIFIYGHSAFAEGIGDQFQQVDIPQYWYLVSCPNIEISTVKVFKDPKLQRDTPKRTIEQLMSIPFDKFTNDCEPIVRERYPQVDQLISYLSKFAPTRLTGTGACVFTRCDSKEQALSIQNELKSLSVKNFITKSLNLSPLYAD from the coding sequence ATGAAACATTGGTTATCGCCAGCTAAATTAAATTTATTTTTATACATTACTGGACGTCGTCCAGACAATTATCACAATTTACAGACATTATTCCAGTTTATTGATGTTTGCGACAAACTGACTTTTAATGTTCGCAATGATGGTAAAATAAGATTATTAACTCAATTTGAACAAGTCCCTGAAGATAAAAATCTAATCACTATTGCAGCTCAGCGGTTAAAATCCTATGCAAATAATAGTGAACTTGGTGTGGATATTGCTATAGAGAAAATGATCCCTATGGGCGGAGGACTTGGCGGTGCGTCTTCCAATGCTGCAACAGTTCTTGTTGCTTTAAACCAATTATGGAATTTAAATATTGAGCAACAAACTTTAATAACAATAGGCCGTTCAATTGGAGCGGATGTGCCTATTTTCATTTATGGTCACTCAGCATTTGCTGAAGGTATCGGCGATCAGTTTCAACAAGTTGATATCCCTCAATATTGGTATTTAGTTAGTTGTCCTAATATTGAAATTTCAACAGTTAAAGTATTTAAGGATCCTAAATTACAGCGTGACACACCTAAACGAACTATTGAACAATTAATGTCAATTCCTTTTGATAAGTTTACTAACGATTGTGAACCTATTGTGCGTGAACGTTATCCTCAAGTCGATCAGCTTATATCGTATTTGTCCAAATTTGCTCCAACAAGGCTAACTGGGACAGGAGCATGTGTTTTCACTCGTTGTGATTCTAAAGAACAAGCATTGTCGATACAAAATGAGCTGAAGTCCCTCTCAGTGAAAAACTTTATAACTAAATCACTAAACTTATCACCACTGTATGCAGATTAA